From Thalassotalea euphylliae, the proteins below share one genomic window:
- a CDS encoding di-heme oxidoreductase family protein has product MFSSSNSKLKILATTFLLSLTVSCGGGGGDSAPEPTPPTTPEPPPTPEPPPEPTTDHSGLSPLSASEIVEGEHLSGGAATTVIVNDEAFGQMPNAVQDDFTLNANFKAGNFVFRRQHDNMGPLLNSATCQGCHLKDGRGLVPRAEDEPMLSMFMRISQSDGSPDPIYGNQLQTFAVQSFTTSDRDSGLPVAGGSINGDRLLGEAYAFIRYQEITGQYDDGTEYSLRQPTYFIKDLSYGDFNDSVRFSPRVSPSVFGSGLLAEIPAANIQQLADENDANGDGISGRAVMVTNSVNQQQELARFGYKLTTTNVLQQSAGAYRGDMGITNKFATAEPCTDQQLACNLAAEQETTSGDELDLDDVRLAEVEFYVRTLAVPQRRGFDSSNGTWQTDVSSGRELFFNTGCVDCHTPRHVTGEAAGSVLGELSLSGLSPNAEPIEVLSNQTIYPYTDLLLHDMGGSCQVTRELNDGTSCQAGDACFYVQRCEGLADDRPEGQATGTEWRTPPLWGLGLVKTVNSEATFLHDGRARTIEEAILWHGGEAKSAQQAFKALSKAERDQLLAFLNSL; this is encoded by the coding sequence ATGTTTTCTTCATCTAACAGCAAATTAAAAATACTTGCTACGACATTTCTTCTCTCACTCACGGTAAGCTGTGGCGGAGGTGGCGGTGATTCCGCGCCAGAGCCAACACCACCAACTACGCCGGAGCCACCGCCGACACCAGAGCCGCCTCCTGAACCAACAACTGATCACAGTGGTTTATCACCGCTGTCAGCGAGCGAAATTGTCGAGGGTGAGCACTTGTCAGGAGGCGCGGCAACAACAGTAATAGTGAATGATGAAGCGTTTGGCCAGATGCCCAATGCCGTTCAAGATGACTTCACCTTGAATGCAAATTTTAAAGCCGGAAATTTTGTTTTTCGCCGTCAACACGACAACATGGGGCCACTACTCAATTCAGCCACTTGCCAAGGCTGTCACTTAAAAGACGGTCGAGGTTTAGTGCCACGCGCTGAAGACGAGCCAATGCTGAGTATGTTTATGCGCATCAGTCAATCCGATGGCAGCCCAGACCCAATTTATGGCAATCAACTGCAAACCTTTGCCGTGCAATCATTTACCACGAGTGACCGAGATTCAGGCTTACCTGTTGCTGGCGGTTCAATTAATGGTGACCGTCTATTGGGTGAAGCCTATGCCTTTATTCGCTATCAAGAAATTACCGGGCAATACGACGATGGCACTGAGTACAGCTTACGCCAGCCTACTTATTTTATTAAAGATCTGTCCTACGGCGACTTTAACGACAGCGTTAGATTTTCGCCTCGCGTCAGCCCTAGTGTTTTCGGCTCTGGCCTACTCGCCGAAATACCAGCGGCGAATATCCAACAACTCGCCGATGAAAACGATGCCAATGGCGATGGCATATCCGGTCGTGCGGTTATGGTGACTAATAGCGTTAACCAGCAGCAAGAATTGGCACGATTTGGTTATAAACTAACAACGACTAATGTCTTGCAGCAGTCGGCAGGTGCCTATCGCGGTGACATGGGCATTACCAACAAGTTTGCAACAGCAGAGCCGTGCACTGACCAACAGTTGGCCTGTAACCTTGCGGCAGAGCAAGAAACGACAAGCGGCGACGAACTCGACCTCGACGATGTTAGGCTAGCAGAAGTTGAGTTTTATGTGCGTACCCTAGCGGTCCCTCAACGTCGAGGTTTTGATTCAAGTAATGGTACTTGGCAGACAGATGTTAGCAGTGGCCGAGAATTATTTTTTAACACTGGCTGTGTTGATTGTCACACCCCGCGTCATGTCACGGGCGAAGCCGCAGGTAGCGTTTTAGGCGAGTTGAGCTTATCTGGTTTAAGCCCCAATGCTGAGCCCATCGAAGTCTTATCAAACCAAACCATTTATCCCTACACCGACCTATTGCTTCACGACATGGGCGGTAGCTGCCAAGTGACCCGTGAATTAAACGACGGCACGAGCTGTCAAGCAGGTGACGCCTGTTTTTATGTCCAACGCTGCGAAGGGTTAGCTGACGATAGACCGGAAGGACAAGCAACAGGTACGGAGTGGCGTACACCACCACTGTGGGGCTTGGGTTTGGTCAAAACCGTTAACAGCGAGGCCACCTTCTTACACGATGGCAGAGCACGCACCATAGAAGAAGCCATTTTATGGCATGGCGGCGAGGCTAAAAGTGCGCAACAAGCCTTTAAAGCGCTTAGCAAAGCGGAACGCGATCAGTTACTCGCGTTTCTCAATTCACTTTAG
- the ruvX gene encoding Holliday junction resolvase RuvX has product MAKSKRPIGERTALGFDFGKKYIGVAIGQEITGTASPLGSVKAKDGIPQWDELSQYIEQWQPDYLIVGLPLNMDGSEQQLTRDAKKFGNRLFGRYGINVEFNDERLTTAAAKESLFARGGYRNLAKDNIDAESAKLIVESYFEQMYD; this is encoded by the coding sequence ATGGCGAAAAGCAAACGTCCAATTGGCGAGCGTACAGCGTTAGGCTTTGATTTTGGTAAAAAATATATCGGGGTTGCCATTGGTCAAGAAATTACCGGCACAGCCTCCCCTTTAGGCTCGGTAAAAGCCAAAGACGGTATTCCCCAGTGGGACGAACTAAGCCAATATATTGAGCAATGGCAGCCAGATTATTTGATTGTTGGTCTACCGCTCAATATGGATGGCAGCGAACAACAATTAACGCGTGATGCGAAAAAGTTCGGCAATCGCTTGTTTGGCCGCTACGGTATCAATGTCGAATTCAACGATGAACGCTTAACCACAGCAGCAGCGAAGGAATCTCTATTTGCACGCGGTGGTTACCGCAATCTCGCAAAAGACAATATTGACGCAGAGTCGGCAAAACTGATTGTCGAAAGTTACTTTGAGCAGATGTATGACTAA
- a CDS encoding pseudouridine synthase: MSLSTSRIDKFIAQHLNIARKQVRVIIAQQRVVVDDIVVTHVDQQINKFSVIALDGKVIQRETAHYLMLHKPVGVVCATTDKQHKTVIDLIDESFKKQLHIVGRLDLNTSGLVLLTNDSRWSEALTDPKHKVEKHYQVTLANKLTPEYITAFADGMYFGCEDITTQPARLTILDDYRAHVVLTEGKYHQIKRMFGRFRNPVLALHRSRIGSFELPDSLLPGQYKALDIS; encoded by the coding sequence ATGTCCCTAAGCACCAGCCGCATTGATAAATTTATCGCCCAACACCTCAATATTGCACGTAAGCAAGTACGCGTGATTATTGCGCAGCAACGGGTTGTTGTTGATGATATTGTCGTCACACATGTTGATCAGCAGATCAATAAATTTTCGGTTATTGCACTTGATGGCAAAGTTATTCAGCGAGAAACGGCTCACTACTTGATGTTACATAAACCTGTGGGGGTCGTCTGCGCCACAACTGATAAGCAGCACAAAACGGTGATTGATTTAATCGACGAGTCCTTCAAAAAGCAACTACACATCGTTGGTCGACTGGATCTCAATACCTCAGGCTTAGTGCTGTTAACAAATGATAGTCGCTGGTCTGAGGCGTTAACCGATCCAAAGCACAAAGTTGAAAAGCACTATCAGGTAACCCTCGCCAATAAGCTCACGCCAGAGTACATCACGGCGTTTGCTGACGGGATGTATTTTGGTTGTGAAGATATCACCACACAGCCTGCCAGACTAACGATTCTCGACGATTACCGCGCCCATGTTGTGTTAACCGAAGGAAAGTATCATCAAATTAAACGTATGTTTGGCCGATTTCGCAATCCGGTATTAGCACTACACCGAAGCAGGATTGGCAGCTTTGAGCTACCTGATTCACTCTTGCCAGGACAATACAAAGCACTCGACATTAGTTAA
- a CDS encoding YqgE/AlgH family protein: protein MESLENQLLIAMPTMGDPFFSRTVTYICEHNDDGAMGLIINLPVELTLNELLEQIDADKPQLPSLEQQVLTGGPVAQQRGFVLHSPQNCWSSSLALSDEVMITTSKDILMALGTEQAPPQFMVTLGYAGWGPGQLEKEIAENSWLTTPADNEILFETPIEQRWQKATAKLGIDLAHLSSEVGHA, encoded by the coding sequence ATGGAAAGTTTAGAAAATCAGTTGTTAATTGCTATGCCAACCATGGGTGATCCTTTTTTTAGTCGTACGGTGACCTACATTTGTGAGCACAACGACGATGGCGCGATGGGGCTTATCATCAATTTACCCGTTGAGTTAACCTTAAATGAACTACTCGAACAAATTGATGCCGATAAGCCGCAACTTCCCTCGCTTGAACAGCAAGTACTCACTGGCGGCCCCGTGGCGCAGCAGCGTGGTTTTGTCTTGCACAGTCCGCAAAATTGCTGGTCTAGCTCGTTGGCGTTAAGTGATGAAGTGATGATCACCACCTCAAAAGATATTCTCATGGCACTAGGCACTGAGCAAGCGCCGCCACAGTTTATGGTAACCTTGGGTTACGCGGGTTGGGGGCCTGGCCAGCTGGAAAAAGAGATCGCTGAAAATTCATGGCTAACGACCCCTGCCGACAATGAAATATTATTTGAAACCCCGATTGAGCAGCGCTGGCAGAAGGCGACAGCAAAGCTAGGTATCGACCTTGCTCACCTGTCATCAGAAGTGGGGCACGCTTAG
- the gshB gene encoding glutathione synthase — translation MTIKLGVVMDPISEVKVQKDSSMAMMLEAQQRGYQLFYIEMNDLYLEQGECRSTVRPVKVYDDADHWYDLEEAQDISLTELDAVLMRKDPPFDTEYIYATYMLERAEQAGTLIVNKPQSLRDCNEKLFTAWFPELTPKTLVTRSSERIREFHRQEKDVIIKPLDGMGGASIFRIKEGDANVGVIIETLTAHGSQYAMVQEYMPAIKDGDKRILIVNGEVMPYCLARIPAQGETRGNLAAGGSGEPRPLSAGDKLIAETIAPELKKRGLFFVGLDVIGDKVTEINVTSPTCIREIEAAFAINISGKLMDAIEQALAQR, via the coding sequence ATGACGATTAAACTTGGGGTCGTAATGGACCCAATTTCTGAAGTAAAAGTACAAAAAGACTCGTCAATGGCGATGATGTTGGAAGCACAGCAACGCGGCTACCAACTGTTTTATATCGAAATGAACGATTTATACCTTGAACAAGGTGAGTGTCGCTCAACCGTACGCCCTGTTAAAGTTTATGATGACGCTGATCACTGGTACGACTTAGAAGAAGCGCAAGATATCTCATTAACCGAGTTAGACGCGGTATTAATGCGTAAAGATCCGCCATTTGATACCGAATACATCTACGCAACTTACATGCTAGAGCGTGCCGAACAAGCGGGTACGCTGATTGTTAACAAGCCGCAAAGTTTACGCGATTGTAACGAAAAATTATTTACCGCTTGGTTCCCAGAGCTAACACCAAAAACCTTAGTAACTCGCAGCAGCGAGCGCATTCGCGAATTTCATCGCCAAGAAAAGGATGTCATCATCAAGCCGCTTGACGGCATGGGGGGGGCATCTATTTTTCGCATCAAAGAAGGCGATGCCAATGTCGGTGTGATCATTGAAACCTTAACCGCACATGGCAGTCAATATGCTATGGTACAAGAGTACATGCCCGCGATTAAAGATGGCGACAAACGCATCTTAATCGTTAACGGTGAAGTCATGCCATACTGTTTAGCACGTATTCCTGCGCAAGGGGAAACACGTGGTAATCTGGCAGCAGGTGGCAGCGGTGAGCCAAGACCATTATCCGCCGGTGACAAGTTGATTGCGGAAACCATTGCCCCTGAGCTGAAAAAACGCGGCTTGTTCTTTGTTGGCCTTGATGTAATTGGCGATAAAGTGACTGAAATTAACGTTACCAGCCCAACCTGCATTCGCGAAATTGAAGCGGCCTTTGCCATTAATATTTCGGGTAAATTGATGGATGCTATCGAGCAAGCCTTGGCGCAGCGATAG
- a CDS encoding di-heme oxidoreductase family protein, whose product MNINNLLETTKEITRLRLPTVISSSIGLVIGLTAINLLAGCEQQPKTVAPAFDASEHSPGGKATIKNFNYRTFIKPGAHLTGLDRVDFWAGFTFFEMPWVEAPASTSVRDGLGPLFNTHSCLSCHGKGSRGKFFDEGIGEQSGLLIRLGPTHPNAPKVDPVYGGQIQVRTIAAAKKYLTDPLLPEAKIDLAFEYTDGQYADGESYQLRKPIIKLAELGYGELASGIGLSPRFGPNIFGMGLLDAISDKDLIAQEDLADANGDHISAKYNRGLDVVTGEKAIGRYGFKAKHPNLLQQVTDAFNNDIGIVNPLFPNEVCTDSQPGCQQASKITNPKGEHEIAERLVQDVMIFSRHIGVPPARNLEDTETQQGRELFYQLNCQACHTPSYTTSATYPHQDLASIKIWPYTDLALHDMGEGLADGVFENDANGKEWRTPPLWGIGLQQQVQGQQLFLHDGRARSISEAILWHGGEAQASQQVFKQLTATERKALIKFLRAI is encoded by the coding sequence GTGAATATCAATAACCTACTCGAGACAACAAAAGAGATAACAAGATTGCGGCTGCCAACGGTTATCTCGTCGTCTATTGGCCTAGTTATTGGCCTCACCGCAATCAATTTACTTGCAGGATGTGAGCAACAACCTAAAACTGTCGCCCCAGCATTCGATGCTAGTGAACATTCGCCCGGTGGCAAAGCGACAATAAAAAACTTCAACTATCGCACCTTTATCAAACCGGGTGCCCACTTAACAGGCTTAGATCGCGTCGATTTTTGGGCGGGTTTTACCTTTTTCGAAATGCCTTGGGTTGAAGCGCCAGCCTCAACAAGTGTTAGAGATGGTCTCGGGCCTTTGTTTAACACCCACTCTTGTCTATCGTGTCACGGTAAAGGCAGTCGTGGTAAGTTCTTTGATGAAGGTATCGGTGAGCAGTCAGGCTTGCTTATCAGGCTGGGCCCTACCCACCCTAACGCGCCCAAAGTTGATCCGGTATACGGTGGCCAAATACAAGTGCGCACCATAGCTGCGGCGAAGAAATACCTTACCGACCCGCTCTTGCCAGAAGCCAAAATTGACCTCGCATTTGAATATACCGACGGCCAGTACGCTGACGGTGAGTCGTATCAGTTGCGTAAACCTATCATCAAGCTAGCAGAACTTGGCTACGGTGAACTGGCCTCAGGTATTGGTCTATCGCCACGATTTGGTCCCAATATTTTTGGTATGGGGCTACTCGATGCGATCAGCGATAAAGACTTAATTGCGCAAGAAGATCTGGCTGATGCTAATGGCGACCACATCAGTGCCAAATACAATCGGGGGCTTGACGTGGTAACGGGTGAAAAAGCCATTGGCCGTTATGGGTTTAAAGCTAAGCACCCTAACTTGCTTCAGCAGGTCACCGATGCATTTAACAACGACATTGGCATTGTAAACCCATTGTTTCCCAATGAAGTGTGCACCGACAGCCAGCCCGGGTGTCAACAAGCATCGAAGATCACCAACCCGAAAGGTGAGCATGAAATTGCCGAACGGTTAGTGCAAGACGTGATGATATTTAGCCGTCATATTGGTGTGCCTCCGGCACGTAATTTAGAGGATACCGAAACCCAACAAGGGCGTGAGCTTTTTTATCAGCTCAACTGCCAAGCTTGTCACACCCCCAGCTACACAACGTCAGCAACTTACCCACATCAAGACCTCGCGAGCATCAAAATTTGGCCATACACAGATTTAGCGCTGCACGATATGGGCGAAGGTCTGGCCGATGGCGTTTTCGAGAACGATGCCAATGGCAAAGAATGGCGCACACCGCCGCTGTGGGGGATTGGCCTGCAACAGCAGGTGCAAGGACAGCAACTCTTCTTGCACGACGGACGGGCGAGAAGTATCAGCGAAGCGATTTTATGGCATGGTGGTGAAGCACAGGCCAGCCAACAAGTATTTAAGCAACTAACAGCAACAGAACGTAAAGCTTTGATAAAATTTTTGCGGGCGATATAG
- a CDS encoding imelysin family protein — MKVSSLSKIAAALLVATTLTACDGDDGNDGAQGPAGPAGVAGPAGQNGADGTNGTDGVTNLVTRDDVVKTNANIAYAVYSDSLIAAREMHQVLETFVSNPTADNLQAARDAWLAAREPYGQTEVYRFREGPIDALKEDGTIGQDGDGPEGQINAWPLAESIIDYVATEVDGTATADAGTIAGGIIFNDTAAPTINKAVIADFFENQGDEANVTTGYHAIEFLLWGQDLNEDLSGNGPRDMSGGQRPVTDYFRSAADGDAQNGTICTAGRNTSAQDVAGDAYGSCVRRGQYLLAASELLIDDLERIVNAWQPGVSGNHYANFVAGGDASLRLMLDGMGSLSLGELAGERMRIALRDNSQEDEHSCFADNTHRDIFLNAKGVQNTFTGSYTRVNGEIVSGASLQDYLVVQEQPELANTLRAALEDTMVKASVISDQALAGMPFDNLIQPGNTQGNAMVNAVIASLEKQTESIEDVVSELNLPSIETCEGTETGVGNCPQ, encoded by the coding sequence ATGAAAGTTAGCTCACTAAGTAAAATCGCTGCAGCCTTGCTAGTTGCAACTACTTTAACTGCCTGTGATGGCGATGATGGCAATGATGGTGCACAAGGCCCAGCGGGTCCTGCGGGTGTAGCTGGCCCTGCGGGCCAAAACGGTGCTGACGGCACTAACGGTACTGACGGTGTAACCAACCTAGTGACACGTGACGACGTAGTAAAAACAAACGCCAATATTGCCTACGCAGTCTACAGTGACTCGTTAATTGCTGCGCGTGAAATGCACCAAGTATTAGAAACATTCGTTAGCAACCCAACGGCTGACAATTTGCAAGCAGCGCGTGACGCATGGTTGGCTGCTCGTGAACCTTATGGTCAAACCGAAGTTTATCGCTTCCGCGAAGGCCCAATCGATGCACTAAAAGAAGACGGCACTATTGGTCAAGACGGTGACGGCCCTGAAGGTCAAATCAATGCTTGGCCACTAGCCGAGTCGATTATTGATTACGTTGCAACAGAAGTTGACGGTACAGCAACGGCTGATGCTGGTACTATCGCTGGTGGTATTATTTTCAACGACACCGCTGCGCCAACCATTAACAAAGCAGTTATCGCTGATTTCTTTGAAAACCAAGGCGACGAAGCGAATGTAACAACGGGTTACCACGCTATTGAGTTCTTACTTTGGGGCCAAGATTTAAACGAAGATTTAAGCGGTAATGGTCCACGCGACATGAGCGGCGGTCAACGCCCAGTGACTGATTACTTCAGAAGTGCAGCAGACGGTGATGCCCAAAACGGTACTATCTGTACTGCCGGTCGCAATACTTCTGCTCAAGACGTAGCTGGCGATGCATACGGTAGCTGTGTGCGCCGTGGTCAATACTTACTTGCGGCATCAGAGCTATTAATTGATGACTTAGAGCGCATCGTAAACGCATGGCAGCCAGGCGTTAGTGGTAACCATTACGCAAACTTTGTTGCCGGCGGCGATGCTTCTTTACGCCTAATGTTAGACGGCATGGGTAGCTTGAGCTTAGGCGAACTTGCTGGTGAGCGTATGCGCATTGCACTGCGTGATAACTCGCAAGAAGACGAGCACTCTTGTTTTGCTGACAACACACACCGTGACATTTTCCTAAATGCCAAGGGCGTACAAAACACCTTTACCGGCAGTTACACGCGCGTTAACGGTGAAATTGTTAGTGGTGCTTCACTACAAGATTACCTAGTGGTACAAGAGCAACCGGAGCTTGCTAACACGCTTCGTGCTGCCCTTGAAGATACTATGGTAAAAGCCTCTGTGATTTCTGATCAAGCACTTGCAGGTATGCCTTTTGATAACTTAATTCAACCGGGTAACACGCAAGGTAATGCAATGGTTAATGCGGTTATCGCCAGCTTAGAAAAACAGACTGAGTCTATTGAAGACGTGGTTAGTGAGCTTAACTTACCTAGCATCGAAACCTGTGAAGGTACTGAAACTGGTGTTGGTAACTGCCCACAATAA
- the rsmE gene encoding 16S rRNA (uracil(1498)-N(3))-methyltransferase, producing the protein MRNPRIYLNQALAVNTQVQLSDDALGHVVRVLRLGEGDPITLFNGLPKDQASGDTAQQQYTQYQARLVNVSKKQAFAEIESEQMVNNESPLNIHLGQGISRGDRMDFTLQKSVELGVQTITPLFTERCGVKLTGDRLKKKQEQWQKIVISACEQSGRCFVPEVKAPISLAEWQAQQTDALKLNLHPRAAHSIMSLPVETEQVRLLIGPEGGLSDDEISSARDAGFTDVLLGPRVLRTETAALTAITALQCRFGDL; encoded by the coding sequence ATGCGCAACCCTCGAATTTACCTTAATCAGGCATTAGCCGTGAATACTCAAGTGCAATTATCTGATGATGCCTTAGGTCATGTAGTCAGAGTCTTGCGATTGGGCGAAGGTGATCCAATCACCTTGTTTAACGGCTTGCCTAAAGATCAAGCAAGTGGTGACACAGCTCAGCAGCAGTATACTCAGTATCAAGCTAGGCTGGTTAATGTCAGCAAAAAGCAGGCATTTGCCGAGATTGAAAGCGAGCAAATGGTTAACAACGAGTCGCCGCTTAATATTCATTTAGGGCAAGGTATTTCTCGTGGTGATCGCATGGATTTTACCTTGCAAAAATCGGTTGAGTTAGGTGTACAAACTATCACTCCGCTGTTTACCGAACGCTGCGGTGTTAAGCTAACTGGTGACAGGCTCAAGAAAAAGCAAGAACAGTGGCAGAAAATAGTGATTAGTGCTTGTGAGCAAAGTGGTCGCTGTTTTGTCCCTGAGGTCAAAGCACCGATCAGCCTAGCCGAGTGGCAGGCGCAGCAAACCGATGCGTTAAAATTAAATTTACACCCACGCGCAGCACATTCAATTATGAGTTTGCCCGTGGAAACTGAGCAAGTGCGTTTGCTGATTGGCCCAGAAGGTGGGCTAAGCGATGACGAAATCAGCAGCGCCCGCGATGCCGGCTTTACCGATGTATTACTTGGGCCGCGCGTGTTAAGAACAGAAACTGCCGCGCTTACTGCGATCACGGCATTACAGTGTCGCTTTGGCGATTTATAG
- a CDS encoding AEC family transporter → MSNIFTIISPLLALALIGYLIAKRQWLNDAQLSGLSKVTFVIFIPAFLFYRMATADLASVLNPLPIAAFYLPVLTCFALGFILNHWLHPEYKKHRRGSAVFALGSSYSNNVIVGLPLLLLVIGDQALPTIFLIVTFHSAMLFALTSAIAASQANSTQAKNSKRGINWLAFIKQTITNPLVFGILSGLLVNAAGIQIPALVARPLDMLGQPAITLALIALGSSIAKYDIRGERRFIALASTIKLMLLPLLVYLTAKHALALDTLIVQVLVILSACPTGVNAYLIAQQHQVHRKAVASSVVVSTVASVMTLPLWLVWLNLV, encoded by the coding sequence TTGAGTAATATTTTCACGATCATTAGCCCGCTCTTAGCACTGGCGCTGATTGGCTACCTTATCGCTAAACGCCAATGGCTTAATGACGCTCAACTTAGCGGATTAAGCAAAGTCACCTTTGTAATTTTTATCCCGGCATTTTTGTTTTATCGCATGGCTACCGCAGACTTAGCCAGTGTACTAAACCCGCTGCCGATTGCCGCTTTTTACCTGCCAGTACTGACCTGTTTTGCCCTCGGTTTCATCCTAAACCATTGGCTTCATCCCGAGTATAAAAAGCACAGAAGAGGCTCTGCGGTATTTGCGCTCGGTAGCAGTTACTCCAACAATGTGATTGTTGGCCTCCCCCTACTTTTATTGGTGATTGGCGACCAAGCCCTCCCCACTATTTTTCTGATTGTGACCTTCCACAGCGCTATGTTATTCGCGCTAACGAGTGCCATTGCCGCTAGCCAAGCCAATAGCACACAAGCAAAAAACAGTAAACGGGGCATCAACTGGCTCGCTTTTATCAAGCAAACCATCACCAATCCATTGGTCTTTGGTATTCTCTCAGGCCTACTGGTGAATGCCGCAGGTATCCAAATTCCAGCATTAGTGGCTCGCCCATTAGACATGCTGGGGCAACCCGCTATTACGCTTGCCTTAATCGCCCTTGGCTCGTCTATTGCCAAATACGATATCCGCGGTGAACGCCGTTTTATTGCGCTGGCTAGCACGATAAAACTTATGCTCTTGCCGCTGCTGGTTTACCTGACAGCAAAGCACGCTTTAGCACTAGATACCTTGATCGTACAAGTGCTAGTGATACTCAGTGCTTGCCCAACTGGCGTTAATGCTTACCTGATCGCACAGCAGCATCAAGTGCACCGTAAAGCGGTTGCCAGTAGTGTCGTTGTGAGCACAGTAGCATCCGTTATGACTTTGCCACTTTGGTTGGTTTGGCTGAACTTGGTCTAA
- a CDS encoding imelysin family protein translates to MKTNKPLKLVTNSALVALTLSIASCGGGGESSEPDPAPTPTPPPAPAPNPTPEPLTQDQAFEQYLTALTSRVIVTGYQNFQTQAQALMATTAAECQNAGASNEANDFTNIKTSWRAASQAWQAIIWLKQGPAGDSNNRFKIQAWPDANNTITHGVSALEANPETVTAETVAAGLAGSQGLSAMEYILYRTQATPVDPVFEAKECEVLSAIATNVHNLSVSFTTAWQASDGIQQELINGTGNYSSRKDAIEEIVSDLLAYSEIVKDDKLTEGLTNTARAENAVSDLTTFNVRANIDSFAKAVTADDDFGLDDVLIRAHEQDAIATQLIESYTASIAAAAALDDSFQTEAGSVEGQARINALADAMDVTQDLIDTELVQALDINPGFNSNDGD, encoded by the coding sequence ATGAAAACCAACAAACCACTTAAACTAGTGACCAACAGCGCCCTTGTGGCATTAACACTGAGCATTGCCAGCTGTGGCGGTGGTGGCGAAAGTAGTGAGCCAGATCCCGCGCCAACACCAACGCCACCTCCTGCGCCAGCGCCTAACCCTACGCCAGAGCCACTGACACAAGACCAAGCGTTTGAGCAATATTTAACGGCACTGACCTCACGTGTGATCGTTACTGGCTATCAGAATTTTCAAACTCAAGCCCAAGCGTTAATGGCAACAACGGCAGCAGAATGCCAAAACGCAGGGGCAAGTAATGAGGCCAATGACTTTACTAATATTAAGACGAGTTGGCGCGCGGCCAGCCAAGCTTGGCAAGCAATTATTTGGTTAAAGCAAGGCCCAGCCGGTGATAGCAATAACCGCTTTAAGATTCAAGCATGGCCCGATGCAAACAACACGATTACACATGGCGTCTCGGCGCTAGAAGCTAATCCAGAAACAGTGACCGCGGAAACGGTTGCCGCCGGTTTAGCCGGTAGCCAAGGATTATCAGCGATGGAATATATCTTGTATCGCACTCAAGCAACACCTGTCGATCCGGTTTTTGAGGCCAAAGAATGTGAAGTGCTCTCCGCGATTGCCACCAACGTACACAACTTGAGTGTTAGCTTCACCACGGCATGGCAAGCAAGTGATGGCATTCAACAGGAGCTTATCAATGGTACAGGTAACTATAGCAGCCGCAAAGATGCTATCGAAGAAATCGTCAGTGATCTGCTCGCCTATTCAGAAATAGTCAAAGACGACAAATTGACGGAGGGACTTACCAATACCGCTCGCGCGGAAAATGCGGTAAGTGACCTAACTACGTTTAATGTTCGCGCCAACATCGACAGTTTTGCCAAAGCAGTGACTGCCGATGATGATTTTGGCTTAGATGATGTGTTAATTCGCGCCCATGAACAAGATGCTATCGCAACGCAGCTCATTGAAAGCTATACCGCAAGTATCGCTGCCGCAGCTGCGCTCGACGATAGTTTTCAAACCGAAGCGGGTTCAGTAGAGGGACAAGCAAGAATCAACGCGCTTGCTGATGCGATGGACGTAACTCAAGACCTTATCGATACCGAGCTAGTGCAAGCGCTTGATATCAACCCAGGTTTTAATAGCAACGACGGCGATTAA